In a genomic window of Stakelama saccharophila:
- the fdhD gene encoding formate dehydrogenase accessory sulfurtransferase FdhD has protein sequence MRTETGLCIGDGQALPTPRAIATEAPVAVEYNGIGYAVMMMTPRDLNDFALGFSMTERIVTDANEILDTDIADVPAGTILRITVGREAATRIGDRVRHRSSDTGCGLCGIASLESLQRSLPPRPVPMPFPREAVRLALARLRDHQPLGQQTGATHAAAWCAEDGRILDVREDVGRHNALDKLIGTLEGKKERPGGFAIVTSRISFEMADKALVARMPWLVGISAPTTMALDHARRHGLGLVALARQDSMWCFSEPDQE, from the coding sequence ATGAGAACCGAAACCGGCCTGTGCATCGGCGACGGACAAGCGCTGCCGACGCCCCGGGCGATCGCCACCGAGGCCCCGGTCGCGGTCGAATATAACGGCATCGGCTACGCCGTCATGATGATGACGCCGCGCGATCTGAACGACTTCGCGCTGGGGTTCTCGATGACGGAGCGGATTGTGACCGACGCCAACGAAATTCTCGATACGGACATTGCAGACGTACCGGCAGGCACGATCCTGCGCATCACCGTCGGCCGTGAAGCGGCAACACGGATCGGTGATCGCGTTCGGCATCGCAGCAGCGACACCGGCTGCGGCCTGTGCGGCATTGCGAGCCTGGAATCGCTGCAGCGGTCGTTACCGCCCCGCCCCGTCCCGATGCCTTTTCCACGCGAAGCCGTCCGCCTGGCGCTCGCGAGGTTGCGCGATCATCAGCCGCTGGGGCAGCAGACCGGCGCGACCCACGCCGCTGCTTGGTGCGCGGAGGACGGCCGCATCCTCGACGTTCGTGAGGATGTCGGACGCCATAATGCGCTCGACAAGCTGATCGGCACGCTGGAAGGCAAGAAAGAGCGCCCGGGGGGCTTCGCCATCGTCACGTCGCGCATCAGCTTCGAAATGGCCGACAAGGCGCTGGTCGCCCGAATGCCCTGGCTCGTCGGCATTTCCGCGCCGACGACCATGGCGCTCGACCATGCACGGCGGCACGGTCTGGGGCTGGTGGCGCTCGCCCGGCAGGATTCGATGTGGTGCTTCAGCGAACCCGATCAGGAATAA
- the recG gene encoding ATP-dependent DNA helicase RecG — MRPDILNPLFAETTALKGVGPALAKPLERLGLARAVDIAFHLPTGWIDRFPREELDMADAGRVIAITLTAVEYKLGGTRRSPIRVHATDAAGNHVSLVYFGGNSGWVKKLLPLGEKRRVSGKLEMYGQELQIVHPDYVVPPEEAEDHREREAIYPLSEGITSKRIAALAEQAIARAPELPEWIEPSVKARHGWPDWRDALKRIHADPADAKARERLAYDEIFANQLALLLVRGEARSKRGRPLAGDGRLRDRLDLPYAPTGAQARTIAEIEGDLAQQRPMLRLLQGDVGSGKTLVAAMALLMAAEAGAQGALLAPTEILARQHYETLSRMLAGVGVNLAILTGRDKGRAREGVLMGLADGSIDILIGTHAIFQEGVTYKSLGLAVVDEQHRFGVAQRMMLQAKAERPPHLLVMTATPIPRTLTLAQYGEMDVSRLDEMPPGRQPVETRVVSEERMDAVVDGLARHLSNGGQAYWVCPLVEESAKSDLAAAEDRAAVLAKRFGDRVGLVHGRMKGPAKDAVMERFASGKLGVLVATTVIEVGVDVPNATLIVIEHADRFGLAQLHQLRGRVGRGSGKSICLLLRGNALSETSRARLALMRETNDGFRIAEEDLRLRGAGELLGTRQSGEMEFRLATPDSLGALLPAANSDARLLVERDGGLEGERGQAARIALYLFERDAAVGLLRSG; from the coding sequence ATGCGTCCCGATATCCTCAACCCGCTCTTTGCCGAGACGACCGCGCTCAAGGGCGTCGGGCCGGCGCTTGCCAAGCCGCTGGAGCGGCTGGGGCTGGCGCGGGCGGTCGATATCGCCTTTCACCTGCCGACCGGCTGGATCGACCGCTTTCCGCGTGAAGAACTCGACATGGCAGATGCGGGCCGCGTCATCGCGATCACGCTGACGGCGGTCGAATACAAGCTCGGCGGAACGCGCCGCTCTCCGATCCGCGTGCATGCCACCGATGCGGCGGGCAATCACGTCTCCCTCGTCTATTTCGGCGGTAATTCGGGCTGGGTGAAGAAGCTGCTGCCGCTGGGCGAGAAGCGGCGCGTATCGGGCAAGCTGGAGATGTACGGGCAGGAATTGCAGATCGTGCATCCCGATTATGTCGTGCCGCCCGAGGAAGCCGAAGACCATCGCGAGCGCGAAGCGATTTATCCGCTATCGGAGGGTATCACCTCGAAGCGTATCGCCGCGCTCGCCGAACAGGCGATCGCCCGTGCGCCCGAACTGCCCGAATGGATCGAACCGAGCGTCAAGGCGCGGCACGGCTGGCCGGACTGGCGTGATGCGCTGAAACGCATTCACGCCGATCCGGCGGATGCGAAGGCGCGCGAGCGGCTTGCCTATGACGAGATTTTCGCCAACCAGCTCGCGCTGCTGCTCGTGCGTGGCGAGGCGCGCAGCAAACGCGGGCGACCGCTGGCGGGCGACGGGCGCCTGCGCGACCGGCTCGACCTGCCTTATGCGCCGACAGGCGCGCAGGCGCGGACGATCGCCGAGATCGAGGGCGACCTGGCGCAACAGCGCCCGATGCTGCGCCTGCTGCAGGGTGATGTCGGGTCGGGCAAGACGCTGGTCGCGGCGATGGCGCTGCTGATGGCGGCGGAGGCCGGGGCGCAGGGCGCGCTGCTCGCGCCGACCGAAATCCTCGCGCGGCAGCATTACGAAACGCTCAGCAGGATGTTGGCGGGGGTCGGCGTCAACCTCGCCATCCTTACCGGGCGCGACAAGGGGCGCGCGCGCGAGGGCGTGCTGATGGGCCTCGCCGACGGGTCGATCGACATATTGATCGGCACGCACGCGATCTTTCAGGAAGGCGTCACCTACAAGAGTCTAGGGCTGGCCGTGGTCGACGAGCAGCACCGCTTCGGCGTCGCGCAACGGATGATGTTGCAGGCGAAAGCGGAACGCCCGCCGCACCTGCTGGTGATGACCGCGACGCCGATCCCGCGCACGCTGACGCTCGCCCAATATGGCGAGATGGACGTCAGCCGCCTCGACGAGATGCCCCCGGGGCGACAGCCGGTCGAAACGCGCGTCGTTTCGGAAGAGCGGATGGATGCAGTGGTCGACGGGCTCGCGCGGCACCTGTCGAACGGGGGGCAAGCCTATTGGGTGTGCCCGCTGGTCGAGGAAAGCGCCAAGAGCGACCTCGCCGCCGCCGAGGACCGCGCCGCCGTGCTCGCCAAGCGGTTCGGCGACCGCGTCGGACTGGTTCACGGCCGCATGAAAGGGCCTGCCAAGGACGCGGTGATGGAGCGCTTCGCGAGTGGCAAGCTGGGCGTGCTGGTCGCAACGACGGTGATCGAGGTCGGCGTCGACGTGCCCAATGCGACATTGATCGTAATCGAACATGCCGACCGGTTCGGGCTGGCGCAGCTCCACCAGTTGCGCGGGCGCGTCGGGCGCGGGTCGGGCAAGTCGATCTGCCTGCTGTTGCGCGGCAATGCGCTCAGCGAGACGTCGCGTGCGCGGCTGGCATTGATGCGCGAGACCAACGACGGCTTCCGCATCGCGGAGGAGGACCTGCGGCTGCGCGGCGCGGGCGAACTGCTCGGCACGCGGCAGTCGGGGGAGATGGAATTCCGGCTGGCGACGCCCGACAGCCTCGGTGCGTTGCTGCCCGCCGCGAACAGCGATGCGCGCCTGCTTGTCGAGCGCGACGGCGGGCTGGAGGGGGAACGCGGTCAAGCGGCGCGGATCGCGCTCTATCTGTTCGAGCGCGACGCGGCGGTGGGATTGCTGCGTTCAGGATAA
- a CDS encoding inorganic phosphate transporter — translation MHSLALPLLIGLIATALAFDFLNGLHDAANSIATVVATRLLGPVQAVAFAAAFNFAAYFLTLAFPELHKVAQTIGEGLIDRDLVTPAVVFGALAGAMFWNIVTWVKGIPSSSSHALIGGLVGAGVAHAGISGIEWAGLNKTLIAIVLSPTLGMILTMIVMLVTSWALRNATARGAERGFRFLHLLSSAAYSLSHGLNDAQKTMGIITVLLYSTGYLSGEFAIPHWVAISCYIAIALGTLSGGWKIIETMGSRITKLSHHQGFSASAGGSVILFTASLLGIPVSTTHTITGCVIGAGSARRASAVRWGVAQNVVIAWVVTIPASAVVGALFYLATRLF, via the coding sequence ATGCATTCCCTCGCCCTGCCGCTGCTGATCGGCCTGATCGCCACGGCGCTCGCCTTCGATTTCCTGAACGGCTTGCACGACGCTGCGAACTCGATCGCCACCGTCGTCGCCACCCGCCTGTTGGGGCCGGTGCAGGCCGTGGCATTCGCCGCCGCGTTCAATTTCGCGGCCTATTTCCTGACGCTCGCCTTTCCCGAACTGCACAAGGTGGCGCAGACGATCGGGGAAGGGCTGATCGACAGGGATCTGGTGACGCCGGCGGTCGTGTTCGGCGCGCTTGCCGGCGCGATGTTCTGGAACATCGTCACCTGGGTGAAGGGCATTCCGTCATCGAGCAGCCATGCGCTGATCGGCGGCCTGGTCGGCGCAGGCGTCGCGCATGCGGGTATTTCCGGCATCGAATGGGCGGGCCTGAACAAGACGCTGATCGCCATCGTGCTGTCGCCGACGCTCGGCATGATCCTGACGATGATCGTCATGCTGGTGACGAGCTGGGCGCTGCGGAACGCCACCGCGCGCGGCGCAGAGCGGGGCTTCCGGTTCCTCCATCTGCTGTCGTCGGCCGCCTATTCGCTCAGCCACGGGCTGAACGACGCGCAGAAGACGATGGGCATCATCACCGTGCTCCTATATTCGACCGGTTATCTTTCCGGGGAGTTCGCGATCCCGCATTGGGTGGCCATCAGTTGCTATATCGCGATCGCACTCGGCACGCTTTCGGGCGGCTGGAAGATCATCGAGACGATGGGTTCGCGCATTACCAAGCTGTCGCACCATCAGGGATTCAGCGCGTCGGCGGGCGGCTCGGTGATCCTGTTCACGGCGTCCCTGCTCGGCATTCCGGTATCGACCACGCACACCATCACCGGCTGCGTCATCGGTGCGGGCTCGGCGCGCCGTGCTTCGGCGGTGCGCTGGGGCGTGGCGCAGAATGTCGTCATCGCCTGGGTGGTCACCATCCCCGCCTCGGCGGTGGTGGGAGCGCTTTTCTATCTGGCCACCCGGCTGTTCTGA
- the mobA gene encoding molybdenum cofactor guanylyltransferase: MRRTLGALLAGGQARRFGADKALARWRGKSLIEHAADALRPHCDRVVIVGRDRHDLRCVPDRPASGLGPLGGIAGALAHASENGMESVLTAPCDVPCPPHELFEALRPAACWCEEHPAFGRWPATLAPTLASWLRTAEHRSIRAFARTVGAIPISVPTPIRDVDTPEDLAAL, from the coding sequence ATGAGGCGAACGCTCGGCGCCTTGCTGGCCGGCGGGCAGGCGCGGCGCTTCGGCGCGGACAAGGCTCTCGCGCGGTGGCGTGGAAAATCGCTGATCGAACACGCAGCCGATGCTCTTCGGCCACATTGCGACCGGGTCGTGATCGTCGGACGCGACCGCCACGACCTGCGCTGCGTACCGGATCGACCGGCATCGGGGCTGGGTCCGCTCGGCGGCATAGCCGGGGCTCTGGCACATGCGAGCGAGAACGGGATGGAGTCCGTCCTCACGGCACCCTGCGATGTCCCCTGCCCCCCACACGAACTGTTCGAGGCGCTCAGGCCCGCTGCGTGCTGGTGTGAGGAACATCCGGCCTTCGGGCGCTGGCCGGCCACCCTGGCTCCCACCCTTGCATCATGGCTCAGAACAGCGGAGCATCGATCGATCCGCGCATTCGCCAGAACGGTGGGCGCAATTCCGATCTCCGTGCCGACGCCCATCCGCGATGTGGACACTCCCGAGGATCTCGCTGCGCTGTGA
- a CDS encoding BCCT family transporter, translating to MSAALSECDSCMTIAIARQPAMFRYGAAALHPRAPFVSRLRRGPASPGAIAGPCHTGCGTIAQQQAAAPIDPSRSISRLRERLEGTAMSDRQAPARRFRIEANPPVLYISAGLIAAILVFSVAFADAAGDAFTAAQAFAVAYFGWFYISAVAVFLVFVVFLAFTRFGNIRLGPDGSEPDYSYGSWFAMLFSAGMGIGIMFYGVAEPISHYVNPPVGSGSTVNAEREALMLTFFHWGLHAWAIYAVIAMSLAYFAFRRGLPLTIRSALYPLIGEKVHGPIGHTVDIFAVISTMFGLAASLGIGVLQVDAGLAWLFGAPVAAWFQVLLIIAITLCATASAVLGLDKGIKRLSEINIGLAVLLLVFVLATGPTVFLLQAFVQNVGTYLGNVIPRTFRMYAYEPNAWLGDWTLFYWGWWIAWSPFVGMFIARVSRGRTIREFISGVLLVPVAFTFLWMTVFGNTALWQEVNHIAPIAQLVKNDMPVALFSMLANLPLSYITTGIATLLVVTFFVTSADSGALVIDMLTSGGAENPPVWQRIFWAFTAGAVAAVLLLVGGLDALQTATIVSALPFTVVMLFICYGLYKALSSEPTLIAHAHNITDNHDLEEAIDALFVTPDANDAARRLHDVARPALAMVADRVRNRGASADFTTNAHEVVLRISREDDSQFEYRVQLKDGDGEIATGGKYLAASLSGESASHNVTTWTRRDIVRDVIANYARL from the coding sequence ATGAGCGCCGCCCTTAGCGAATGTGACAGTTGCATGACAATCGCGATCGCGCGCCAGCCTGCGATGTTCCGATACGGGGCGGCCGCCTTGCATCCCCGCGCGCCGTTCGTTAGCCGGTTGCGACGGGGGCCAGCGTCACCAGGTGCAATCGCCGGACCGTGCCACACAGGATGCGGTACGATTGCGCAGCAGCAGGCAGCGGCCCCCATAGATCCGTCACGGAGCATCTCTCGCCTTCGCGAACGACTGGAAGGAACAGCAATGAGCGATCGCCAGGCGCCTGCAAGGCGCTTCCGTATCGAAGCCAATCCCCCCGTTCTTTATATTTCCGCGGGTTTGATCGCGGCGATCCTCGTGTTCAGCGTTGCATTCGCCGACGCCGCAGGTGACGCATTCACGGCCGCGCAGGCGTTTGCGGTGGCGTATTTCGGCTGGTTCTACATCTCGGCGGTGGCCGTCTTTCTGGTGTTCGTCGTCTTTCTCGCATTCACCCGCTTCGGCAATATCCGGCTTGGCCCGGACGGTTCGGAACCTGATTACAGCTACGGATCCTGGTTCGCGATGCTGTTCAGCGCCGGCATGGGCATCGGCATCATGTTCTACGGCGTTGCCGAGCCCATCTCGCATTACGTGAACCCGCCGGTCGGCAGCGGCAGTACGGTCAATGCGGAGCGCGAGGCGCTGATGCTGACCTTCTTCCACTGGGGGCTGCATGCCTGGGCGATCTATGCGGTGATCGCCATGTCGCTCGCCTATTTCGCGTTCCGCCGCGGACTGCCGCTCACCATCCGCTCGGCGCTCTATCCGCTGATCGGCGAAAAGGTGCACGGTCCGATCGGCCATACGGTCGACATCTTTGCGGTGATCAGCACCATGTTCGGCCTCGCTGCATCGCTCGGCATCGGCGTGCTTCAGGTCGATGCCGGGCTCGCCTGGCTGTTCGGTGCGCCGGTCGCAGCCTGGTTCCAGGTGTTGTTGATCATCGCCATTACGCTCTGCGCCACCGCATCGGCCGTGCTCGGGCTAGACAAGGGCATCAAGCGGCTGTCGGAGATCAATATCGGATTGGCGGTGCTGCTGCTCGTGTTCGTGCTGGCGACGGGGCCGACCGTGTTCCTGCTGCAGGCCTTCGTGCAGAATGTCGGCACCTATCTCGGCAATGTCATTCCGCGCACTTTCCGCATGTACGCGTATGAACCCAATGCGTGGCTGGGCGACTGGACGCTGTTCTATTGGGGCTGGTGGATCGCCTGGTCACCGTTTGTCGGCATGTTCATCGCCCGCGTGTCGCGCGGCCGTACGATCCGCGAGTTCATCTCCGGCGTGTTGCTGGTGCCTGTTGCCTTCACCTTCTTGTGGATGACGGTCTTCGGCAACACGGCGCTCTGGCAGGAAGTGAACCACATCGCGCCCATTGCGCAGCTCGTGAAGAACGACATGCCGGTCGCCCTGTTCTCCATGCTGGCGAACCTGCCGCTTTCCTATATCACCACCGGCATCGCGACGCTCCTGGTCGTGACGTTCTTCGTCACCTCGGCCGACTCGGGTGCGCTCGTGATCGACATGCTGACATCCGGCGGCGCGGAAAATCCACCGGTATGGCAGCGCATCTTCTGGGCGTTCACCGCCGGCGCGGTGGCGGCGGTGCTTCTGCTGGTCGGAGGATTGGATGCGTTGCAGACGGCGACGATCGTCTCTGCGCTTCCCTTCACCGTGGTGATGCTCTTCATTTGCTACGGCCTCTATAAGGCGCTGTCCTCCGAACCGACGCTGATCGCGCACGCGCACAATATTACCGACAATCACGACCTGGAGGAGGCGATCGACGCCCTGTTCGTCACGCCGGACGCCAACGATGCCGCGCGCAGGTTGCACGACGTGGCGCGCCCGGCGCTCGCGATGGTCGCGGACCGTGTGCGCAACCGCGGCGCCAGCGCCGATTTCACCACCAACGCGCACGAGGTGGTGCTGCGCATCTCGCGCGAAGACGATTCGCAGTTCGAATACCGCGTGCAATTGAAGGACGGCGACGGCGAGATCGCGACCGGCGGCAAATATCTGGCAGCCTCGCTGAGCGGAGAGAGCGCCAGCCACAATGTCACGACCTGGACCCGCCGCGATATCGTCCGCGACGTGATCGCCAACTACGCACGGCTGTAG
- a CDS encoding DUF47 family protein produces the protein MPYRTEGVAIDAPVRILLITSRETRRWVIPKGNIPGGLSPHAAAAEEAEEEAGVCGSVCPTPLGSYQYRKRRGNGASLMVHVDVFPLAVSRELDRWKESHERERRWFTLADAAEAVEEEDLRDLIRSFAASEFKAITQRAGMFATMGRKSRMGDMFAWFQRLLPNKGNFFELFEAHAVTIVAGADALSRVLQNGSDSRDHIREVIEREHDADDIIREILKEVRQTFLTPFDRSAIISLIGAMDDAIDEMQATVGAIDLYEVGSFEPEMRDMAAIIVDSARLVAEAMPLLRDVARNGKRLHELTERVVRMEGHADDIYGAGVKKAFKEDGPKDPLRFSVKREIYKHLERIVDALEDVANEIDGIVIDHA, from the coding sequence TTGCCGTATCGCACCGAAGGTGTGGCGATCGATGCGCCGGTGCGCATCCTGCTGATTACGTCGCGCGAAACTCGCCGCTGGGTGATTCCGAAGGGCAACATACCCGGCGGCCTGTCGCCGCATGCGGCCGCGGCCGAGGAAGCGGAAGAGGAAGCCGGCGTTTGCGGATCGGTTTGCCCGACGCCGCTGGGATCGTACCAGTACCGCAAGCGACGCGGCAACGGCGCGTCGCTGATGGTCCATGTCGATGTCTTTCCGCTGGCGGTCAGCCGGGAGCTCGACCGCTGGAAGGAAAGCCATGAGCGTGAACGGCGGTGGTTCACGCTGGCCGATGCGGCGGAAGCCGTGGAAGAAGAGGATCTCCGCGACCTGATTCGTTCGTTCGCGGCCTCGGAGTTCAAGGCGATCACGCAGCGGGCGGGAATGTTCGCCACGATGGGTCGCAAATCCAGGATGGGTGACATGTTCGCTTGGTTTCAACGGCTGCTGCCGAACAAGGGTAATTTCTTCGAGCTTTTCGAGGCGCATGCCGTGACGATCGTCGCGGGCGCCGACGCGCTGTCGCGGGTGCTGCAGAACGGATCGGATTCCCGCGATCATATCCGCGAGGTCATCGAACGCGAACACGACGCCGACGACATCATCCGGGAAATCCTGAAGGAGGTGCGCCAGACCTTTTTGACGCCGTTCGATCGCAGCGCCATCATCTCTCTCATCGGCGCCATGGACGATGCCATCGACGAGATGCAGGCCACGGTGGGCGCCATCGATCTGTACGAGGTGGGCAGTTTCGAGCCGGAAATGCGCGATATGGCGGCGATCATCGTCGACAGTGCGCGGCTGGTGGCCGAGGCCATGCCGCTGCTGCGCGACGTGGCCCGCAACGGCAAACGCCTGCACGAACTGACCGAGCGGGTCGTGCGGATGGAAGGCCATGCCGACGACATCTACGGCGCCGGCGTCAAGAAGGCGTTCAAGGAGGACGGGCCGAAGGACCCGCTGCGGTTCAGCGTGAAACGCGAAATCTACAAGCATCTGGAGCGCATCGTCGATGCGCTGGAGGATGTCGCCAACGAGATCGACGGCATCGTCATCGATCACGCCTGA
- a CDS encoding transporter substrate-binding domain-containing protein — protein sequence MTNTPTFCRRLALLLITLTAIAMPAMAQDGRLAAARTEAAPTGELTIATREAPPFAMKGSDGAWGGLAINLWRQIAQDTGIRYHFEQTDLDGMVQGVADGRYDASVGALTVTPGREQVVDFTHPYYTTGFGIVTGETPSSWLLLVRNFFTWSFLSAVLLLAGVLLVVGFLFWLAERRHNRDEFGGKPLDGIGSGFWFSAVTMTTVGYGDKAPRTLAGRIIALVWMFAAIIIISTFTGLIASSLTEGRLSGKITGPDDLAGVAVGTVPGSAAEEWLNDRGVGFRPFNGIDEGLKAVRSGNISAFVYDRPLLVSKLKQGDTANDLRLVPATFGRQDYAFALPQHSAIREKLNRALLARIESRAWASNVRQVLGRE from the coding sequence ATGACCAATACGCCGACGTTTTGCCGCCGCCTCGCGCTTCTCCTCATCACACTTACAGCCATCGCGATGCCTGCGATGGCGCAGGACGGGCGGCTCGCTGCGGCGCGCACCGAGGCCGCGCCGACCGGTGAACTGACCATCGCAACGCGAGAGGCGCCGCCATTTGCCATGAAGGGATCGGATGGCGCCTGGGGCGGGCTGGCGATCAACCTGTGGCGCCAGATCGCGCAGGATACCGGCATCCGCTATCATTTCGAACAGACCGACCTGGACGGCATGGTGCAGGGCGTGGCGGACGGACGATACGATGCCAGTGTCGGTGCGCTGACGGTGACGCCAGGGCGCGAGCAAGTGGTCGATTTCACCCACCCCTATTACACCACCGGCTTCGGCATCGTGACTGGCGAGACGCCGTCCAGTTGGCTCCTGCTGGTGCGCAATTTCTTCACCTGGAGTTTCCTGTCGGCGGTTCTGCTGCTGGCGGGTGTGTTGCTGGTCGTCGGTTTTCTGTTCTGGCTGGCGGAACGCCGCCACAATCGCGACGAGTTCGGCGGCAAGCCGCTCGACGGGATCGGGTCCGGCTTCTGGTTCTCGGCGGTGACGATGACGACCGTGGGATATGGCGACAAGGCGCCGCGCACGCTTGCCGGCCGCATCATCGCGCTCGTGTGGATGTTCGCCGCGATCATCATCATTTCGACCTTCACCGGCCTGATCGCCTCCTCGCTGACCGAGGGGCGCCTCTCGGGCAAGATTACCGGCCCCGACGATCTGGCCGGGGTCGCGGTCGGGACGGTGCCGGGATCGGCGGCCGAGGAATGGCTGAACGACCGCGGCGTCGGGTTCCGGCCGTTCAACGGGATCGACGAAGGCCTGAAGGCCGTGCGGTCGGGTAATATCAGCGCGTTCGTGTATGACCGTCCGCTGCTCGTATCGAAACTGAAACAGGGCGATACCGCCAATGACCTGAGGCTTGTACCGGCGACGTTCGGCCGCCAGGATTATGCCTTCGCGCTTCCACAGCACAGCGCGATCCGGGAAAAGCTGAACCGCGCACTGCTCGCGCGGATCGAAAGCAGGGCCTGGGCCAGCAACGTGCGTCAGGTGCTGGGACGCGAGTGA